One stretch of Sardina pilchardus chromosome 17, fSarPil1.1, whole genome shotgun sequence DNA includes these proteins:
- the LOC134062495 gene encoding PEST proteolytic signal-containing nuclear protein-like isoform X2 yields the protein MAERKHISEELTEDEGPGKGGNVKTKTVSSSMVVGVEGYSGKRSARDGPVEQPAPPKVARPGYSLSLKKPAPISIKLGANKVKETVPSVPAKKPALAAVFNEDEDSEPEEMPPEAKMRMKNIGRETPTSAGPNSFNKGKQGFSDHQKLWERKLKAQSDQPPRP from the exons ATGGCGGAAAGGAAACACATCTCTGAAGAGCTGACAGAAGATGAAG GACCGGGGAAGGGAGGCAATGTGAAAACTAAGACTGTCTCTTCCAGCATGGTTGTGGGAGTAGAAGGATATTCTGGGAAGCGATCGGCTCGGGATGGCCCTGTGGAGCAGCCAGCACCCCCTAAAGTAGCAAGGCCTGGATATAGCCTGTCTCTGAAAAAACCTGCTCCGATCTCAATCAAATTAGGAGCTAAT AAAGTTAAAGAGACGGTGCCATCAGTGCCAGCAAAGAAACCTGCCCTGGCTGCTGTATTcaatgaagatgaggat AGTGAACCGGAGGAAATGCCGCCAGAGGCCAAAATGAGGATGAAGAACATCGGCAG GGAGACACCAACATCAGCAGGACCCAATTCTTTCAACAAAGGAAAACAGGGTTTCTCTGATCACCAAAAGCTGTGGGAGCGCAAGCTGAAGGCCCAGAGTGACCAGCCGCCAAGACCTTAG
- the LOC134062495 gene encoding PEST proteolytic signal-containing nuclear protein-like isoform X1, with protein sequence MAERKHISEELTEDEAGPGKGGNVKTKTVSSSMVVGVEGYSGKRSARDGPVEQPAPPKVARPGYSLSLKKPAPISIKLGANKVKETVPSVPAKKPALAAVFNEDEDSEPEEMPPEAKMRMKNIGRETPTSAGPNSFNKGKQGFSDHQKLWERKLKAQSDQPPRP encoded by the exons ATGGCGGAAAGGAAACACATCTCTGAAGAGCTGACAGAAGATGAAG CAGGACCGGGGAAGGGAGGCAATGTGAAAACTAAGACTGTCTCTTCCAGCATGGTTGTGGGAGTAGAAGGATATTCTGGGAAGCGATCGGCTCGGGATGGCCCTGTGGAGCAGCCAGCACCCCCTAAAGTAGCAAGGCCTGGATATAGCCTGTCTCTGAAAAAACCTGCTCCGATCTCAATCAAATTAGGAGCTAAT AAAGTTAAAGAGACGGTGCCATCAGTGCCAGCAAAGAAACCTGCCCTGGCTGCTGTATTcaatgaagatgaggat AGTGAACCGGAGGAAATGCCGCCAGAGGCCAAAATGAGGATGAAGAACATCGGCAG GGAGACACCAACATCAGCAGGACCCAATTCTTTCAACAAAGGAAAACAGGGTTTCTCTGATCACCAAAAGCTGTGGGAGCGCAAGCTGAAGGCCCAGAGTGACCAGCCGCCAAGACCTTAG
- the LOC134062495 gene encoding PEST proteolytic signal-containing nuclear protein-like isoform X3, with protein MVVGVEGYSGKRSARDGPVEQPAPPKVARPGYSLSLKKPAPISIKLGANKVKETVPSVPAKKPALAAVFNEDEDSEPEEMPPEAKMRMKNIGRETPTSAGPNSFNKGKQGFSDHQKLWERKLKAQSDQPPRP; from the exons ATGGTTGTGGGAGTAGAAGGATATTCTGGGAAGCGATCGGCTCGGGATGGCCCTGTGGAGCAGCCAGCACCCCCTAAAGTAGCAAGGCCTGGATATAGCCTGTCTCTGAAAAAACCTGCTCCGATCTCAATCAAATTAGGAGCTAAT AAAGTTAAAGAGACGGTGCCATCAGTGCCAGCAAAGAAACCTGCCCTGGCTGCTGTATTcaatgaagatgaggat AGTGAACCGGAGGAAATGCCGCCAGAGGCCAAAATGAGGATGAAGAACATCGGCAG GGAGACACCAACATCAGCAGGACCCAATTCTTTCAACAAAGGAAAACAGGGTTTCTCTGATCACCAAAAGCTGTGGGAGCGCAAGCTGAAGGCCCAGAGTGACCAGCCGCCAAGACCTTAG
- the LOC134062670 gene encoding mitochondrial pyruvate carrier 2-like: MIRFTVREILRLQTVRYYSGGLRSVYHKTLDSVEQILPPKLRPLYNHPAGPKTVFFWAPWVKWGLVVAGISDFTRPAEKLSTYQSAVLTATGFIWARYSLVIIPRVWNLFAVNFFLGLAGSVQLIRIWRYNQGLKQN, encoded by the exons ATGATCCGATTCACAGTCAGGGAGATCCTACGGTTGCAGACCGTCCGGTATTACTCGGGAGGGCTCAGATCTGTTTATCATAAAACTTTAGACAGTGTAGAGCAGATCCTGCCGCCGAAGTTAAGGCCATTGTACAATCATCCAGCAG GTCCAAAGACAGTCTTCTTCTGGGCTCCATGGGTTAAATGG GGATTGGTAGTTGCTGGCATTTCTGACTTCACTCGCCCTGCAGAGAAACTCAGCACCTATCAGTCTGCTGTGCTAACAGCCACAG GCTTCATCTGGGCACGCTACTCCTTGGTTATTATCCCACGGGTCTGGAACCTCTTTGCTGTAAACTTTTTCCTTGGCCTTGCTGGCTCAGTTCAACTCATCAGGATTTGGAG gtatAATCAAGGACTAAAGCAGAACTAG